Part of the Pseudomonas chlororaphis genome, CGCGCGGCAACCAGCGCCAGCTCGCGGCTGAACACATGCGCGTGGGAGTCGATGCCGGTGATCGGCGAACGCGTATCAGGCATGGGCGCTCTCGCTGGGGGTAACGGGATGTTCTGGTTGCTTCGACGCTTCCAGGCTACGGCCACGGGTCTCCGGCAGGCACAGCGCCGCGATCACCGCTACGCCATAGGCGATGCCGGCGTCGATGCCAATGGCCGATCCCAGCGACATCGAATCACTCATGTGCCCGACCAGGAACGGGAACACCGCCGACAGCACGCGGCCGAAGTTGTAGCAGAAGCCGACGCCGGCGCCCCGCACATCCGCCGGGTACAACTCGTTGAACAGCGCCCCGAGGCTCGCCGGGATGCCGGCCGCGAAGAAGCCCAGGGGGAAACCCAGGAACAGCATCTGGGTGTTGGTCAGCGGCAAGAATACGTAGCACTGCACGGTGACCACGCAGCACAGCGCGAACAACACGATGTTCTTGCGGCGGCCGATGCGATCGATCAACAGGCCGCTGACCACGCAACCGCACCAGAAGGCGAAGATGATCACCGCCAGGTAGCCGCCGGAGTTGAGTACCGACAGGTTGCGCTCGGTCTTGAGGAAGGTCGGCAACCAGGTCATCACCGCGTGATAGCCGCCGTGGGCACCCAAGCCCAGCAGGCCGCCAAACAATGTCACGCGGATCAGTTCAGGCCGGAAGATGCCGCCCAGGGACTTGAAGAAGTTCTGCGGAATGGCCTTTTCCTTTTGCAGGCGCTGGAAGCTGTCGGGTTCCTCGACGTTGCGCCGCACCCAGATGATCAGGAACGACGGCAGCAGGCCAACGATGAACATCACTCGCCAGGCCATGTCCTGGGGCACGAACGAGTAGATCAGCGTGAAGACCCCGACGGCTAGGCCCCAACCCACTGCCCAGGCACTCTGTACCGTGCCCATGACCTTGCCGCGATACTTGGGGTTGATGGTCTCGGCCATCAGCACCGCACCGGCGGCCCATTCGCCACCAATGCCGAAACCTTGCAGCGCCTTGACCACCAGCAGTTGATGGAAGCCGGTCACAAACGCCGACAGGAAGGTGAAGAAAGAAAACCACAGGATCATCCATTGCAGCGTTCGCACCCGGCCGTAGCGGTCCGACAGCGTGCCGCCGACCCAGCCGCCGAGCGCCGAGGTGACCAGGGTCACGCCGCTGATCAGCCCCGCATCCCCCTTGGACAAGGCAAACGCGGCGATCAGCGCCGGTATCGCCAGGCCAAACATTTGCACTTCCAGCGCGTCGAGCGACCAGCCGCCGAAGCAGGCCCAGAACGTTTTGCGCTCCCGCGCAGTGACTTGGCGATACCAACTGAACATGTTTTTTATCCTTATAGTCGAATCAAAGGCAGCCGAGAGCGAACCGCGCCGCTGCAGGGCCAGTGATGGCAAAAAAACGGAACCGGCGCCGAGGTTCGCCGCCGGGGCTGTATCAACCCGTCATGGGTCAGCGAATATCCACGCTGTAGCGGAAATGCTCGGCATGCCCGCGCGAGCGCCGCCATTCCAGCGGCGTGCCGGCGTAGTCACGCGCCAGCCGCTCGATCACCACCACCGGGCTGTTGACCGGCACTTGCAGCAATCGCGCGTGCACGTCGTTCACCGACTCGGCGGTGAGGGTTTCCTGGGCGTAGGCAACCACCTGGCCGCAGGTTTCTTCGTAGATGGGGTACAGCAACGGGCCCTTCTGACTCAGGTCGATTTCGAGCAGCGATTGGAACCGGTCGCGCGGCAACCAGATTTCTTCGGCGAGCACCGGCTCGATATCGAGCAGACGCAGGCGGACGATGCGAATCACCGGGGCATCGGCGGGCAGCCCCAGCGCCTGGGCCACCGCCGATGGCGCGGCCACCGGCTCGATGGACAGGATGCGGCTCTCGGGAACCCGACGTTCGCCCGAGGCGCTCTGGAAACGGAAGAAACGAAACAAGGAAGATTGAAACTGTGGCCGGCGAATGAAGGTGCCTCGCCCCTGCTGGCGCTCCAGGATGCCCTCGCTGACCAGGGCATCGATGGCTTTGCGCACGGTGCCGGTGGACAGTTGATACTCCGCCGAGAGCGCGGCCTCCGTGGGGATCGCCTCCCCCGGGCGCCAGCGGTTGTTGGCAATCTGCTCGGCCAACTGGTCGCGCAGGCGTTGATAGAGCGGCAGGCGCACATCACTGGAAAGAGGGTTCATTGACCTTATTCACCTTGTTATCTAGTCATATATATGAATATTGCGGCGAGTATTTCCCTTGCCCGTCCGGCTGTCAAGCCAGGCTCGCCAGTGAGACGGACGAATGGCGAGCCAATCCGTGCATAACGACAAGCCCGCTCAATAGACCCGCCGAACGCCACGTAGTACAGTGCGTGAAAACCGATAAATATCCATCTTGAGGAGACTGAAGTGACCCGATTCCAACGTGACGCGACCGGCCTCGCCCGGTCAGTTGGGGTGAGCACCCCATGATCGAAATCACCGAAGTCTCCATTGCCCAACTGCGCGCCGCGCTTGAATCCGGCCAGACGACGGCGGTCGAGTTGGTGCAGGCCTACCTGGCCAGGATCGATGCCTATGATGGTCCGCACACGTCCACGGCCCTCAACGCCGTGGTGGTGCGCAACCCCGAGGCCCTCAAGGAAGCGCAGGCGTCCGATGCGCGCCGGGCCAGCGGCCAGACCCTGGGCCCGCTCGATGGCATCCCTTATACGGCCAAGGACAGTTACCTGGTCAAGGGGCTCACGGCAGCGTCCGGCAGCCCGGCCTTCAAGGACCTGGTTGCCTATCGCGATGCGTTCACCATCGAACGGCTGCGCGCCGCCGGTGCCATCTGCCTGGGCAAGACCAACATGCCCCCCATGGCGAATGGCGGCATGCAGCGTGGCGTGTATGGTCGGGCAGAAAGCCCCTACAACGGCGACTACCTCACCGCGCCTTTTGCCTCGGGCTCCTCCAACGGCGCCGGCACGGCCACTGCGGCCAGCTTCGCGGCCTTCGGCCTGGCGGAGGAAACCTGGTCCAGCGGCCGCGGCCCGGCGTCGAACAACGGCCTGTGCGCCTACACGCCCTCGCGTGGGGTGATCTCGGTTCGCGGCAACTGGCCGCTGACGCCGACCATGGACGTGGTCGTGCCCTTCGCCCGCACGATGGCCGACTTGCTGGAAGTGCTGGACGTGGTGGTGGCAAGCGATCCGGATACCCGTGGCGACCTGTGGCGCCTGCAACCCTGGGTGCCGATTCCGAGTGTCGAGGCGGTTCGCCCCGCCTCTTACCCAAGCCTGGCCAGCCAACCGGGCGCACTCGC contains:
- a CDS encoding MFS transporter; its protein translation is MFSWYRQVTARERKTFWACFGGWSLDALEVQMFGLAIPALIAAFALSKGDAGLISGVTLVTSALGGWVGGTLSDRYGRVRTLQWMILWFSFFTFLSAFVTGFHQLLVVKALQGFGIGGEWAAGAVLMAETINPKYRGKVMGTVQSAWAVGWGLAVGVFTLIYSFVPQDMAWRVMFIVGLLPSFLIIWVRRNVEEPDSFQRLQKEKAIPQNFFKSLGGIFRPELIRVTLFGGLLGLGAHGGYHAVMTWLPTFLKTERNLSVLNSGGYLAVIIFAFWCGCVVSGLLIDRIGRRKNIVLFALCCVVTVQCYVFLPLTNTQMLFLGFPLGFFAAGIPASLGALFNELYPADVRGAGVGFCYNFGRVLSAVFPFLVGHMSDSMSLGSAIGIDAGIAYGVAVIAALCLPETRGRSLEASKQPEHPVTPSESAHA
- a CDS encoding GntR family transcriptional regulator yields the protein MNPLSSDVRLPLYQRLRDQLAEQIANNRWRPGEAIPTEAALSAEYQLSTGTVRKAIDALVSEGILERQQGRGTFIRRPQFQSSLFRFFRFQSASGERRVPESRILSIEPVAAPSAVAQALGLPADAPVIRIVRLRLLDIEPVLAEEIWLPRDRFQSLLEIDLSQKGPLLYPIYEETCGQVVAYAQETLTAESVNDVHARLLQVPVNSPVVVIERLARDYAGTPLEWRRSRGHAEHFRYSVDIR